From the genome of Bacteroidales bacterium WCE2008, one region includes:
- a CDS encoding Aryl-phospho-beta-D-glucosidase BglC, GH1 family translates to MLIPCIRVKILYFTIIVVTAVVLASGCDKKNSTPEKDTPFIDNHEKASDAVRNMKLGWNIVNTLDATASYGMDSETSWGQPRVTRELIRAMADAGFGAIRVPVTWYNHMDEVGNVDIQWMDRVEEVVGYVLDANLYCILNVHHDTGEGSQWLHADLENMDSILPKFDTLWRQISVRFASYGDRLIFEGWNEILDSKNSWNFARDKKAYDAIDTLASTFVTAVRSTGGNNVGRNLIISTYAAASGGVSWAPTPDDVLEGFSLPKDSVEDHLIVEVHSYDPWLWGADHGKWTASCEQTNLAMFSRLEKWFTSKGIPVVIGEFGPSGGDSHSIEDRAEQAKYMRFFVHNARERGIGLFAWVNFMDGLDRMTLNWTFPDLAEAALKAWYGDGYSLPESGFTPSAINVRFDNLWSEYCLYLGDGLDMREYKGFRLELAEAPAPGDFQIKMQTQAQFHGETTSPDGQYPRIRNAVSEILFDKTCFDGDILWNINLQACRSDVSASVKRMALIRNDGMEEEISTGLDGAHSGWGCTIVSVSR, encoded by the coding sequence ATGCTTATACCATGTATCAGAGTAAAGATTCTTTACTTTACCATCATCGTAGTCACAGCCGTCGTACTTGCTTCCGGATGTGATAAGAAGAATTCTACTCCCGAAAAAGATACCCCGTTTATAGATAATCATGAAAAAGCCTCCGATGCTGTCCGTAATATGAAGCTCGGCTGGAATATTGTCAACACTCTCGATGCCACGGCCTCTTACGGAATGGACAGCGAGACTTCATGGGGACAACCGCGTGTGACCCGCGAGCTGATAAGAGCCATGGCCGATGCCGGATTCGGCGCAATCCGAGTCCCGGTGACGTGGTACAACCATATGGATGAAGTCGGCAACGTCGACATACAGTGGATGGACCGGGTCGAAGAAGTCGTCGGATACGTCCTCGACGCGAATCTCTACTGCATACTTAACGTCCATCATGATACCGGAGAGGGCTCTCAGTGGCTGCATGCCGACCTCGAAAACATGGATTCGATCCTCCCGAAATTCGATACTCTCTGGCGCCAGATCTCGGTCCGTTTCGCCTCATACGGCGACCGCCTGATCTTCGAAGGCTGGAATGAAATCCTGGACTCGAAAAACAGCTGGAACTTCGCCCGCGACAAGAAAGCCTATGATGCTATCGACACTCTCGCATCGACCTTTGTCACGGCCGTACGCTCGACCGGCGGCAACAATGTCGGCAGGAACCTGATCATAAGCACATATGCCGCCGCTTCCGGCGGGGTATCATGGGCTCCAACGCCTGACGACGTACTCGAGGGCTTTTCTCTCCCGAAGGACAGCGTCGAGGACCATCTGATCGTCGAGGTCCATTCCTACGACCCATGGCTATGGGGCGCGGACCACGGCAAATGGACGGCATCATGCGAACAGACGAATCTGGCCATGTTCAGCCGGCTCGAAAAATGGTTCACATCCAAAGGAATCCCTGTGGTCATAGGGGAGTTCGGTCCTAGCGGCGGCGACAGCCACAGCATCGAGGACCGGGCAGAGCAGGCGAAATACATGCGATTCTTTGTCCATAACGCCCGCGAGCGCGGAATCGGCCTGTTCGCCTGGGTCAATTTCATGGACGGACTGGACCGGATGACCCTTAACTGGACCTTTCCGGATCTTGCCGAGGCGGCTCTGAAGGCGTGGTATGGCGACGGTTATTCTCTTCCTGAGAGCGGGTTCACCCCTTCTGCCATCAATGTACGTTTCGACAATCTATGGTCAGAATACTGCCTGTATCTCGGAGATGGCCTCGACATGAGAGAATACAAGGGATTCCGTCTTGAACTTGCAGAAGCGCCGGCTCCAGGCGATTTCCAGATAAAGATGCAGACTCAAGCCCAGTTCCATGGCGAGACGACGTCCCCGGACGGCCAGTATCCACGAATCCGCAATGCTGTCAGCGAAATCCTTTTCGACAAGACATGTTTCGACGGAGACATCCTCTGGAACATAAACCTGCAGGCCTGCCGCAGCGATGTCTCTGCTTCCGTGAAGCGCATGGCCCTTATAAGGAATGACGGGATGGAGGAAGAAATCTCAACCGGTCTTGACGGAGCCCACAGCGGCTGGGGCTGCACGATAGTTTCCGTAAGCCGTTGA
- a CDS encoding Acetyltransferase (GNAT) family protein has protein sequence MKVEFGKMRRGEVRQAAELAARAFDDYEYFTNWFPEAESRHRVLFSIIWHEYKTNFSVADYLVARQDGRLVAVAQLDAPTYRKPSDLRYLLHGWLKVYGTGDRKTIDDWLAMDAAAGKPCHDYQKTGAGIWYASSLTVAPEAQGTGIGTRFLEYWEEYIRERGGSQIVFFTNSRANLDFYTKRGYQVFDEREFGYNGKTIGSWSLRKKL, from the coding sequence ATGAAGGTGGAATTCGGAAAGATGAGACGTGGAGAGGTGCGTCAGGCGGCGGAGCTCGCGGCAAGGGCGTTCGATGACTACGAGTATTTCACAAACTGGTTCCCGGAAGCGGAGAGCCGGCATCGTGTACTGTTCTCCATAATCTGGCATGAATACAAGACCAACTTCAGCGTCGCCGACTACCTCGTAGCCAGACAGGACGGGCGTCTTGTGGCCGTAGCTCAGCTGGACGCCCCGACCTACCGGAAACCATCGGATCTGCGATACCTTCTTCACGGGTGGCTCAAAGTCTATGGAACCGGCGACCGGAAAACCATTGACGACTGGCTGGCCATGGATGCAGCAGCCGGGAAGCCTTGCCATGACTATCAGAAGACGGGAGCCGGAATATGGTATGCCAGCTCCCTGACCGTGGCCCCGGAGGCGCAAGGCACTGGAATCGGAACCCGGTTTCTGGAATACTGGGAGGAATATATACGCGAACGCGGCGGAAGCCAGATAGTCTTCTTCACCAACTCCAGAGCCAACCTGGATTTCTACACAAAACGCGGATACCAGGTCTTCGACGAGCGCGAATTCGGATACAACGGAAAGACGATCGGCAGCTGGAGCCTCAGAAAGAAACTGTAA
- a CDS encoding Starch-binding associating with outer membrane, which translates to MKLDKISLFILACVIPAACVDLDYTEENTRDEEWTYEYYENGIKNMVFDVYAQVYNTEFDDNSAYFLAGATDEAQYALETGAVNNYVNGGWSAANPYSRTWTKSYTAIADICMYLEKIEQTDISDWKYNSSYEIWIQQMELFPYELRFLRAYFYFELFKTYGDVPLVTTTLTNAQANNISRNKSEEIVDFIVNEIDAVAPHLPLTYAVIPGGEIGRATRIAALALKARTLLYAASPLYNKNNDTAKWAKAAEACKVILDNANAWGLKLSDYGALWGHDAFFNPEIIFGLGRGESNSFEMANYPVGVENGSSGNCPTQSFVDQYEYQSSGKTFGEENQGTIDLSKNPYDGLDPRFALTVVKNGDQWPSNGSQKKVIETFTGGFNAAPKYGATPTGYYLRKYVDGSCVTTADNQTSRRHTWIIFRLAEIYLDYAEAVFNATGSANDDSFGMTANEAVNALRNRPSVQMPEFTEDGTAWVERYERERLVELAFENHRFWDVRRWKKADEYFKTIQVASISSDLKLTRKTVTRKWDDKYYFYPIPQTEIKKNPNLTQNEGW; encoded by the coding sequence ATGAAACTAGATAAAATAAGTTTATTCATTCTCGCCTGCGTCATCCCGGCTGCGTGCGTAGACCTCGACTATACCGAGGAAAACACACGTGACGAGGAATGGACCTACGAATACTACGAGAATGGTATAAAGAACATGGTATTCGATGTTTACGCCCAGGTCTACAACACCGAGTTCGATGATAACAGCGCTTACTTCCTTGCAGGTGCAACCGACGAGGCGCAGTACGCTCTCGAGACCGGGGCTGTAAACAACTACGTAAACGGAGGCTGGAGCGCAGCAAACCCATATTCACGTACATGGACGAAGTCCTATACTGCTATTGCGGACATATGTATGTATCTGGAGAAGATCGAGCAGACCGATATCTCGGACTGGAAGTACAACTCCAGCTATGAAATCTGGATCCAGCAGATGGAACTGTTCCCTTATGAACTCCGTTTCCTCAGGGCATACTTCTATTTCGAGTTGTTCAAGACTTATGGCGACGTTCCTCTGGTGACGACCACTCTTACAAACGCTCAGGCCAACAACATATCCCGCAACAAGTCTGAAGAAATCGTCGACTTCATCGTAAACGAAATCGATGCTGTCGCACCTCATCTTCCTCTGACTTATGCAGTTATCCCTGGCGGAGAGATCGGCCGCGCCACCCGTATCGCTGCTCTCGCTCTCAAGGCCCGCACGCTCCTCTATGCCGCATCACCTCTTTATAACAAGAATAATGACACGGCCAAGTGGGCCAAAGCGGCTGAAGCCTGCAAGGTCATCCTGGACAACGCCAACGCATGGGGCTTGAAGCTCAGCGATTATGGCGCTCTCTGGGGCCACGATGCATTCTTCAACCCTGAGATCATATTCGGACTCGGACGTGGTGAGAGCAACTCCTTCGAGATGGCCAACTATCCTGTCGGCGTCGAGAACGGTTCCTCAGGCAACTGCCCTACCCAGAGCTTCGTAGACCAGTATGAGTATCAGAGCAGCGGCAAGACCTTCGGAGAAGAAAACCAAGGCACTATAGACCTCAGCAAGAATCCTTACGACGGCCTCGATCCTCGATTTGCCCTTACAGTCGTAAAGAACGGCGACCAGTGGCCGAGCAACGGTTCACAGAAGAAGGTCATCGAAACCTTCACCGGCGGCTTCAATGCGGCTCCTAAGTACGGTGCTACTCCTACAGGTTATTATCTCAGGAAGTACGTGGACGGTTCCTGCGTGACAACCGCGGACAACCAGACTTCACGCCGTCACACGTGGATCATCTTCCGTCTTGCCGAGATATATCTCGACTATGCCGAGGCTGTATTCAACGCTACCGGAAGCGCAAATGACGATTCCTTCGGAATGACAGCCAACGAAGCTGTCAACGCACTTCGCAACCGTCCGAGCGTCCAGATGCCTGAATTCACCGAGGACGGAACTGCATGGGTTGAGCGCTACGAGCGCGAGCGTCTTGTAGAACTCGCATTCGAGAACCATCGTTTCTGGGATGTTCGCCGCTGGAAGAAGGCTGACGAGTATTTCAAGACCATCCAGGTTGCTTCTATCAGCAGTGATCTCAAGCTTACCAGAAAAACTGTTACCCGTAAATGGGATGACAAGTACTACTTCTATCCGATCCCTCAGACTGAAATTAAGAAGAACCCGAACCTCACCCAGAATGAAGGCTGGTAG